ttttttttttttgggtcaaatgaaaCTTCATTACACAATCCCAAGGCTACAAGATACAATCAGAAGGCCATGCGCCCAAGCAAGATACAAGGCCCAACAAGCAAAGATTATCAAGTCACTCCAACGAGACGGAagacaaggaaaccaaaaagagagaaaaagacaaCAGTAAACTGGGCAGAAAGAAAAAGCATCGACAGAAGCAAACACACTCAAATAAATTAAAGAACGGAGCTGGCCAAAATGGAGACGCCGATGAACTGTTACCTTGAAGCAGTAGTTTGTAAGTACTGCAGACAAATATTAGGTGAAACCCAATTTGAAAATAAGTCTATCTTGGCACTCGACCATTCACTTGTTCAAATAAACGAAGAATGTCAGATTTTAATGATCACAGCGGAACGATTTCGATCATTTCTGGGGACAAACAGTATTTTGTTCATAATTTCGGTCTACTCTAGTTAGCGAACAAGTTCATAGCAATTAAATTTCCAACTCAAACAACACAGAGTTATTATGTCCTCAAACGCATTTCCATTACGTACTAACTTTCAGCAAACACAACGAAACGAGCAATCAATCTACTTTCCAAAGAGAAGGTTGATGACACTTCTAACCACAGCTCCTCTTCTACCCTTGAGCACCTCCCTCACCGCCTGCTCGTCCGCCACAAACCCTTTCCCTTTCATCTCCTCCAGCAACTCCCTCCCATCCTCCACCCTCTCCTCGGCCGCAAACGCCTCAAACACCGCCACGCACGTCCCGGCATTGGGCCGCATTCCCTTCCCCATCATCTCTATCAGATACTTCTTCGCATCCCCAACGAAACTGGCGTCGGCAGCGAGTGCCTTGATGAGCACGCTATAAGTGTAGGCATTTGGTGCAACCCCACACGCCAACATCCGCATGTACACCTTGAGAGATTCCTTGGGCTTTCCGGCGGCGGCGTAGGCCTCGATGACTGCGGTGTGGGCCACCACGTCGGGCATGTGGCCCTTGTCTTTGATCTGGGCGAAGAGCTCTAAGGCCTCGTGGGTGCGGCCGTCCTTGGACAAAGCGTCGAACATCTTGACTGCATTGTTTTGGAGCCCATCTGTGCGCATCTTGTGGAACACTTCCTGCAAGTCTTTTGGGTCTTCTGGGTCTTCGATCGCCGGCTTCTTGTTGAATGGGTCGTAGGGAGGAGGGAgggacgacgacgacgacttGTCGTTTGGTTTCTGATCGGCGTCGTCGTCTTCGTCGTCGGAGGGGAGAGAGAAATTGACGAGGGTGGAACGCTTGGTGTTGGGTTCGGAGGAGCTGAAGAGGCGAAAGGAAGAGAATGGTGGCGGAGGAAGAAGAGACCTGCTGTTATGGGTTGTTGTGgatgaaggagaagaagaagagaaagagatgagTTTGTGGGTGTGGTTGATTGGAGCTGTGGTTGTGTGAAGCTTGGTGAAGAAAAGGGAGAAGGGATTGGATTGGTTGTGAAGAGAGGAGCGAGATACCAATCTGGCGGCCATTGTTGATTACTCTTCTCACTGTTGTTGTAACAGCTGGATCCAAACCAGTGGGATCGCGGTGTTTGAGCTTTTGGCTTTTTGCTTCCTTAATTTCTCAGAGCAACGACACTACGACAGAATGGTTTAGTAGCGTTGTCACCAAATTTTTGGTTGGGAAgtatttgttaatttttttgcaATTTGTGGGTTAATGAATTGGCCCATTGTGTCATATATCTAAACTATGAAATAAtgttgtcataaaaaaaaaaaaaatgttgtcatATCATGTGAATCATGCCATTCTCATATTTGTCCATCTTATCCTGATCTAATTCATATTAGTTTCGAATACTTAACTAAAATTTGAATGTAAAATGAACATCCTGCATATATATTGTTCTATAGGTGTGTCAATTAAGCTTCGGTGCTCCATGTCTTGAAGGTGTCCTTTAGATTTCACATGATATACAAAGAGTCAATCACCAAAGAAACACTCATATGATATTTTTGCCCTTTAGTTGTCTGATGTACCTTTtttgtatataaaaaaaattaaaataaaaataaaaatccacaCTGCAACTTAAAGTTACTACATAAAAATAACTTTATCCATATACAAAAGTCTAGTCGCTCACTAAAAAACCCTATGCCTAACCCTCTGCCTCTCGCAAGAGAGTTTCCCTGTTGGCCTCCTCCCTTAAGGGGCGGCGGCGGTGTGCCTGCGATCAGGAAGAAAGGATCAGCCTTTCTTTATGGTCCCTATCTCGGTGTCTCCGGCGGGCTTCTCTGTCGGAACGCTTTGCTTGTAGGCCTTAGCCTACCTTTTCCCTTTGTTGCGACGGTCGACGTTGATGGCAAGGTGAGTGATCTGGTCCCTGATGGTGTCGGTGTGGATACGCTGGGTATTGATGGCATGGTGCGTGATCTGGCTGCTGATGCTGGTATCGTGGATACGCTGGTTATTGATGATGTGGTTGATCTGGGCTTTGACCGGATCTTCTCTGGTGGAGATGTATGCTGGCGATTGTGGGAGCCAGGTATAACTAACGTCACCCTCTGGCTTACAGAGGCGAAGTTTGATGCTCGGGTACTGGATCGGGCTTCCGCTGTTGGAGGCGGCAATCTGATGTTGGTGAAGGATGGCGGTCTGGTTTCGCCTGGGAGTGATATGTGTCGGCTTGGTAGTGGTGGCTTGTTGGTGGAATTGTACCAGTGCTTTACGGCGGCGGCTCGGGACGGAGGTGGTGGTAGTGCAGGTGTCACCCACTGGGCGGCGGTAAATTGGAGCTCTAACCCTAGCGGTGGGTATCCTGGCTTGGGCTTTTTGGGCTCAGTTTTCTTTTGGGTGTGGGCTGGCTCTATGTTTTGGGGCAGCTGGAGTAGGGTGTCTTGGGCCCTAACTATATGTTACTTTATTTTTTCAGATGATGGAGTTGAGGGTGATTTTTCATCCTCTTCTCCTAGTgctctttaatttttcttcaggTCGCAGGAACTATTAACTCTGTTGTTCTTTTAAACCTTCGGAGTTCTTAGTTCTTGTTTAGAATAAAAGTGCGTAActttaaaaggtgggtgtacttggGGTATTTGGTTTCTTATTCTATCTTTAGAGTAGGAATTTAGAGTACTCTGTAAACGACGTTTTATGACGACCCTTAGGGGTAcgtcgtttttgtactgcttgctaaatTATAATAAATGGATGAcctttttactcaaaaaaaaaaaagttactacATAAAAAGAAACCTTACATAGCCAAATAGACAAACACCCATACTGCCTCTACAAATAGACTAAACGGTGAAATTTGATTATTCCATTCAGCTTCCAACGACATCCACAATCATCAAGTATAGTGGAGAGACTAAACTCTTTGGGAGTCAATCATAACTGCATAAGGCTTAATGCTTGCCTAATTTACTAGATTCTGGTGGGAACAAATATGCATAAACAGCAAAGAAGGCTTGAATTGCAGTGAAGATTAAGAGTATGACAGCAGCTAAAGCAGACAAGAAAGACCAAGGTGAATCAAAGTACTTGAACCTAAATTCTGCCCATCGCACGTgacaaatatttttttggtactcATTTACATCGTTGAACAGATTCAGTAGGTGACCCTGTTCAAAATCAAAAGTCACACCTTTGCCCACATTTCTGAAAAAAACCACCCTCCTTCAATGGAGCACAACACTTATTCCAAAAAATCGGATAATAGGCTCTAGAAGACACATTGTCGGTCCAAATAAAATTGTTCATCCAATTTTGAATGATTGTTCATAAAGGCAGAAACTCGAACTCGTTTACCAACAGTACCAAACCCTAGCCTCAACGATGGAGGTGGCACCGCCAGCGGAGCAAGTGTCACCGAATAAGGCGCAGGCGTCAAACCGACGGGGTCTTCTCTGACTCTATCACCTGTTACAACACCACAGATAGTCATTGCGGTGTTCGCTCTCACTTCTCAGATTGAAGAAAGAAGAGGTGTGTTGTGTTTTAGAAAGAAGCTAGGGAATAAAATAAGAACTCTCTTGCATTATTTGCAGTGGCTTGGGCAACAAGCTCAACCAATGCGACAAAACAAGTCAGCGACACTAACACTGGTGACCGAaaacatatatttatatgtgcaTGAGGCAAACTCCAAAGCCTAATAGGATTAGGTTAATTATGTGAGCTTAGTGCTTAGTCTAAAAGATAATTGATGGGTGTTGCAGGAAATTTAATACTTATGTGCCTAGTCCAAACAATGCTACTTAGCATAAATGTAATAGGGTGAATATCATCCTATTTATAAATAGGATTCATTCTTTTCTTGTACTCCATACTCCAAGAATATTATACTTGTAATCGTTTATACATAGAAGGCCCCTATTATGAATGAATTACACAACAATTTCTCCTCAGATCATATTTTCTTAAACAATGGGTTTATTAATTTAAGCCACAAACAAACACGGTCTTGCAAGAGGAAGTCTTGTAGAGATAACATATTCTATAAACGTTTACTTGGGATTGCCCTCCCTAAAGTAATTATGTCAAACTCAAGGTTTCGTGAGAGCTAGCTGTTGTTTGTAGTTTGTAGTTTGTACTTGTACTCGTTCTAAATACATGTTTGTACTATCTGCTTTGCCATTTTGATTAATTGCGCGGTGGGCGATGGAAACCTTAGAATTACACAGTTTACTTTGTTCATATCAAACTGACTATCTGGATTCCTtgttcagaaaataatcattctTTACTAATAAGTGCCCTGTGATATATAGTAATGTACATCATGATGCATTTAGTCAAATCCTCGTTAAAAATCAAGGGCTGCACCTGCTGTGTGCTTTTGACTTGTATCATCTGCTACCATGGCAACCATGAGATTGCTGCTCTTTCTTGCTTTATACTCTGTACGGATTCATGTGATCTCCTCTCTTACGGACCAAAATGACGGTATAGTTACAAATGCCAATGATTATTGTTCATATATTCATCCCCTAATTAATGGGAAATTTAGGTatagtttgaaactttgaattgtTATGTAAAGTAGGAAACGATTTTTCCATATCATGTCAATGAGTCTGATTCAAATTTATCATACAGCGTTGGTAGAATTTTGATTGTAAAATTAACATCTTGCACAAATATATGTCTAAGAGATGATGATTTATAAGTGTTGATCTAGCTGCGGTGATGATGATCTTGAGAGATTCATGGAAAAACACACCATCTAGCTGGGAACACTCCGATGATCCCTGTGGTGTGCCATGGGAAGGAGTCAACTGTACTGGTGCAAGGGTGACTGAATTGTAAGTAGTTACTGTTCTACCTTTGGAATTTGATATGATTGATCCTGGTCAATGAAGGCACTAATCGTTCACTTTGTTTCTCAAGCAAATGTTTTACTTAATTGCTCCTTATCTGGTTTTGTGCGCAGGAGGTTATCAGCCATGGGGCTCATAGGGGAACTTTCCACCGGCTACATTGGGCAACTCGATGAACTAACGTCTTTGTGAGTACGATAAGAGTAGTCCTTTTTACCAGCATTATGCTTACAAATGAACAATATATAACAGGTTATTGTATGTAGGCATTTTAATAGATAGTATCACTCAATCTTGAGACCATTATGCTGAAACTTTAACATTGTGCAGGGATGTGTCATTCAATCCTGGCATCACAGGTCGTATTTCTCCACAAATATCATTTCTCCTGAAGTTAAATACCCTGTAAGATTATATAAACAAGCCCTTTCAAACCAATGCAATATACAGCTTTTATTGTTGAATGAGTATATATGACTAGTCTGACTTTAGGAACCTAGCTGGATGCAGCTTCAGTGGTAGTATTCCAGATCAGTTGGGAGATATTGAACAGCTAACCTTCTTGTAAGAAAATTGGATTAATGATGATCATTAATATTTATAAGTGTTTCTTTTTCCAATTTTAAACAAACCTTTGGTTCTTCTTCTCAGGGCTCTGAATTCAAATAACTTATCTGGAACAATACCTTCTGCTTTGGGTCAACTCTCCAACCTCTACTTGCTTGATCTATCAGACAATCAGCTGACTGGACCTCTCCCAATCTCAACCTCTACTTCTCCAGGAGGATTAGACCTCTTGTTAAAGGCTGAACACTTGTGAGTACTTCTCAGTTTTCCAACTTTATGGAGGACATGATATTCCTCCACTACATTTTGCATAAACATTTACTTGATTATATGAAATGCAGCCATTTGAGCAACAACCAGCTTTCAGGTTCGATTCCACCCGAGCTTTTCAGTTCTGAAATGAGACTGATTCATCTGTAAGTTGATCCGTTAACATTATCTCTGAGATGATCTATCCTGTAGTTTAGTTCATCCAACTGCTTGCTACTCTTCAACTACAGGTTCCTTGATGGAAATAAACTTACCGGGGTTATTCCAATGACTTTAGGACTTGTTCAGACTTTTGAGATGGTGTAAGTAAAAACCGGCCAccattgattttattttgttccCCTTTAATTATCAGTTCTTGACAAATTATTGgactcaattttttttgtctttaacAGTCGGCTTAATAGAAATACTCTGACCGGAAGTGTCCCCTCAAACCTAAACAACCTTACAAATGTCAATGAACTGTAAGTATTGACTTCGTATAAGCAGGATGCTCTAAATGTTCTTTTCACCAAAATCATATCGTACAAGAttttgtattatatatgttccaGGAATTTGGCCAACAACAACTTGACAGGCCTTTTGCCAGACTTGACTGGAATGAATTCCCTCAATTATGTGTAAGTAGATGGCATGGAGGTATCATTTCCATTCTCATTTTTCCTCAGACTTATTCTAATATTGTACTGATACATACTGATTATCAGAGACCTTAGCAACAACTCATTTGACCCATCAGTAGCTCCACTTTGGTTCTCAACCTTACCCACACTTACTACTCTGTGAGTCCTTCATAGACATTGTCCTTGTATCTTATAAACgaataaataaaattatggaaaactaattgaaatttttttgttgaaagGGTTATGGAATTCGGATCACTTCAAGGGCCTGTGCCAGAGAATCTTTTCAGCCTTCCAGAATTACAGGAAGTGTAAGTTACAAGGAAGAACACTGAACAATGCATCAATTTTTGATATTAACTAAAGGAAACTGGCCATTCATTCATCTTTTCCTAACTCTACAGGAAACTGAAATACAATACATTTAACGGTACACTGAACATGGGTGATAACATCAGTCTACAACTGGAGCTTGTGGATCTCCAGAACAATCAGATTTCCCATctcactatagaagaagaatACAAGGATGCATTAATGTAAGACAGTTCTTGGCCCTTCAACCTTTATCTCTTGATgacattgtattttttttcgCCTGACCAATACTCTTTGTTGTCACTTCTACATACTGCAGACTTAAAGGGAACCCGATATGTTCCGGTAGTCTATCAAACACTACTTGGTGtcagtaaaaagaaaaatgagagaAGGTGCAGGATTTGAAATAAAGAGGCTTTATCTGCAACATCTTCCAAAGGATTTTCCAAACCTCCTCATGCGCTGTGTTACTTCATTGAAACTCTAAGTCAATACTGTAAACGGGGAGCTATATATTCAATCCTTCCTATTCAAGTAAACCCTTCTGTCCT
Above is a genomic segment from Rosa chinensis cultivar Old Blush chromosome 3, RchiOBHm-V2, whole genome shotgun sequence containing:
- the LOC112195383 gene encoding pentatricopeptide repeat-containing protein At4g38150 yields the protein MAARLVSRSSLHNQSNPFSLFFTKLHTTTAPINHTHKLISFSSSSPSSTTTHNSRSLLPPPPFSSFRLFSSSEPNTKRSTLVNFSLPSDDEDDDADQKPNDKSSSSSLPPPYDPFNKKPAIEDPEDPKDLQEVFHKMRTDGLQNNAVKMFDALSKDGRTHEALELFAQIKDKGHMPDVVAHTAVIEAYAAAGKPKESLKVYMRMLACGVAPNAYTYSVLIKALAADASFVGDAKKYLIEMMGKGMRPNAGTCVAVFEAFAAEERVEDGRELLEEMKGKGFVADEQAVREVLKGRRGAVVRSVINLLFGK
- the LOC112192376 gene encoding leucine-rich repeat receptor protein kinase HPCA1-like gives rise to the protein MATMRLLLFLALYSVRIHVISSLTDQNDAAVMMILRDSWKNTPSSWEHSDDPCGVPWEGVNCTGARVTELRLSAMGLIGELSTGYIGQLDELTSLDVSFNPGITGRISPQISFLLKLNTLNLAGCSFSGSIPDQLGDIEQLTFLALNSNNLSGTIPSALGQLSNLYLLDLSDNQLTGPLPISTSTSPGGLDLLLKAEHFHLSNNQLSGSIPPELFSSEMRLIHLFLDGNKLTGVIPMTLGLVQTFEMVRLNRNTLTGSVPSNLNNLTNVNELNLANNNLTGLLPDLTGMNSLNYVDLSNNSFDPSVAPLWFSTLPTLTTLVMEFGSLQGPVPENLFSLPELQEVKLKYNTFNGTLNMGDNISLQLELVDLQNNQISHLTIEEEYKDALILKGNPICSGSLSNTTWCQ